The genomic segment GGCCGAGGCCGCCGCGCCCCGCCCGGCCTCCGAAGTGCTGCCGCCCCGCTCGTAAGGCTGGCCCCACCGGGTCCCCCGCCTCCCCCGCACTTGGGGGAGGGCGACCGGGACTCGGCTGCTAGATTGGCCGCGTGATCCCGTCGAATGTGGCCCCCCGCCGCGTGGCCCTGGTGACCGACAGCACCGCCGACCTGACCCGGGCCGAGTGGGCCGAACTGGGCGTGTCGGTGGTGGCGCTGACGCTGGAGGTGGGAGGGACCCTTTACAGCGACCCCGGCACCGTGCGCCGCCCCGGCCTCCCCGTAATGGACCCGGCGACCCTGGTGCGCCGGATGGAGGAGGGCGCCGCGCCCCGCACCTCCCAGGCAGTCCCGGACGATTTCCGGCGGGCGTATGCGGAGGCGCTGGAGGCCGGGGCCGAGCGGGTGCTGTGTCTCCCGGTCGCCTCGCAGCTCAGCGGCACCTACGCCTCGGCGGTGACGGCGGCGGGGGAGCTCGGGGGGCGGGTGGAGGTCGTGGACACCCGGGCGCTCAGCGTGGGCCTGGGCGCGGCGGTGCGGCAGGCGAGGACGTGGCTGGACGGCGGGATGGAGTCCGGCGAGGTCGCCCGTCGGCTGACCGGACTCGGGGACCGCGTCTTTCTGCGCTTCGTGCCGGGCCGCCTGCGCTGGCTGGTCGCGGGCGGACGGCTCTCGCGGGTGGCGGGGGCGGCGGCGGGACTCCTCAATGTCCACCCGGTCATCCGCGCCGAGGGGGGCAAGGTGGAGGCGGCGGCCCGTATCCGGGGCTTTCACGCGGCGCTGCGGGAATTGGCCCGCTCCTTTCCGGAAGGGCTGGAGGTCACCATGCTGCACGCCGGAAATCCGGAAGGCGCCCGCACTCTGGCCGGGGAACTCGCCCTGCGCAACATTCGGGTGAGGGGAACGCGCGAGGTCACGGCGGTCCTGCTGGTCCACGCCGGGCCGGGCACCGTCGGGCTGGTGGGCCTTCCCCCGCTGGAGTCCGCCTGATGCTCGCCCATGCCCGCAGCGTGGCCCTGATCGGCGTGGACGCCGTGCCCGTCGAGGTCGAGGTGGATGTTTCACCCGGCTTGCCCGCCTTCACCGTGGTCGGCCTTCCCGATCAGGCCGTCAGCGAGGCCCGCGAACGGGTGCGGGCGGCCGTCCGCAACGCCGGGCTGCCCTTTCCCGCCGCCCGCATCACCGTGAACCTCGCCCCCGCCGACCTGCGCAAGGAGGGGCCGCTGTACGACCTCCCCATCGCGCTGGGGCTGCTCGCCGCGCAGGAGTTGCTGCCGCCGCAGGCCCTGCGCGGGCTGGTCTGCGCCGGGGAACTCGCCCTCGACGGGTCGCTGCGGCCCATCGCGGGAGCCGTCAACGTGGCCCTGCTCGCCGCGCAGGAGGGGGTGCCCGCGCTCCTGCCCGGGGCCAACGCCGCCGAGGCCGCCCTGATCGACGGGGTGACGGTCTTTCCGGCGGGGACGTTGCTGGAGGCGGTGCGGCACCTCAGCGGGGAGTGTGCCCTCACGCCCGCCTCGCCCCCGGAGTCGCCCCCCGACGAGGACACGCCCCTCGACCTCGCCGACCTCAAGGGCCAGAGCGGAGCCAAACGGGCGCTGGAGATCGCACTCGCGGGCGGGCACAACCTCCTGATGATCGGCTCGCCCGGCAGCGGCAAGACCATGCTGGCCCGCCGGGCACCGGGACTGCTCCCGCCCCTGACCCGCGCGGAAGCGCTGGAGGTGACGCGCATCCACTCGGCGGCGGGGCTGCTCACCGGACGGGGCGGGCTGGTGGGGCGGCCGCCCTACCGCGCTCCGCACCACACCGTCAGCGACGCCGGGCTGATCGGCGGCGGAAGCGTGCCCCGTCCCGGCGAGGTGTCGCTGGCGCACCGGGGCGTGCTGTTTATGGACGAGTTCCCGGAGTTCTCGCGCAAGGCGCTGGAAACCTTGAGGCAGCCCCTGGAGGACCGGACGGTCTCGATCAGCCGGGCGCGGGCGACCGTGACCTACCCGGCCAATTTCCAGCTTATCGCCGCGATGAACCCCTGCAAGTGCGGTCACTTTGGTGACCCCGAGCGGGCCTGCACCTGCACGCCGACCGAACGTGCCCGCTACGCCGGGAGGCTCAGCGGCCCGCTGCTGGACCGGGTGGACCTCCTGTGCCGTGTCCCCAGGTTGACCGTGGACGAGCTGTCCCGCGCCCCGGAGGGCGAACCCAGCGCCGTGGTGCGCGAGCGGGTGGCCTCGGCGCGTGCCCGGATGCTTGCCCGGCAGGGGGGGCGCAACAGCGACCTTGCCGGGCAGGCCCTGCGGCAGCACGCGCACCTGGCACCTGGACCGGAGGCCTTCGCACGGGCGGCGGCCCGGCAACTGGGTCTGACGGGGCGCGGCTTCGACCGGGTGTTGAAAGTGGCGCGGACGGTGGCCGACCTCGCCGGGCAGGAGCACATCTCGGAAGCCCACCTCGCGGAGGCCGTGACCTACCGCCCCCGCGACCTCGCCTGACCGGCGGACGGGCGCTCAGCTCGTCTCCTCGCCGCTGTCCCGGTTCGTGCGGGCCGTGCCGTCGTCCGCGCCGCCCCCACCCTCCATCAGGTTCCCGGGATTGACGATGGCGGGGCTGGCGCTCTGGTTGCTGTTCACGATGGCAGGCAGAGCGGCCGCGTCGTCGTCGCGGACCATCTCGCCCGGAACGGGGGAGTTGACGACATTGCCGCTCTCCTGTTCGATTTCCTCGACGCTGCGGCCCAGCGGGGCGTCTCCGTACCGGTTGTCGGTCATGGGTCAGTGTGGGCGCAGGAACCGGCCCAGCGGGTGAGCCGGGGGTAGAGGGGCGTTAAATCCTCACCGGCCCGGCTGCCTCCCGCCCGGGAGCCGCTATCCTGCCGGGCAAGGTGAGGACACAGTGATGAGCGAGCGAGTGCAGTCGGCCCTGCGGGGCCTGGGAATCGGCGGAACGCCCCTGGCGACCCTGGAGAAAGAAGACGCCCTGTTCGTGCTGCTGGAAGGTCTGCTGATCTATCAGGACGCGGGCGGCACCCGCCGGGTCACCCTGCGCGACCTCAACCGCATCCACAGCGACGGCGACGGCCTGCTGCGGGTCGAGACGCCCGCCGGGACGGCCCTGACCGCCAGCCTGCTGGGCTTCGACCCGGCCGAGGTTCAGGCCTTTTTTCCCCAGGTTCGCGACGCGACCGCCCGCGCGAAGAACCTTCCGTCGGCGCCCCTGCCCGCAGCGGGCGGGTTCAAGACGTTTGGCACCACGCCTGCCCCGGCCACCGTGCCCTCCTCCCCGGCGCCCAGCCCGGCGCCCGATGACCGCCGCGAGGCCAACCGCCGGGTGACCTCAGTCACCGCCGCGCCTTCCCCGGTCAGTCCGGCGCCGACTGAGGTCAAGCGGGCCGAAACTCCGGTGGTCACGGAGGCCGCAGCGCCTGCTGGTGCGGAGGCGACTCCGGTGGCCCCGCTTCCCGCCAAGCCCACCGCTCCCCTCGCGGCCCTGCCCATGCTGGCCGAGCGGGCGAACGCGGTGCACGCGCTCGTCGGGCGGCTGCGGGTGCTGGCGGTCGTGCTGGGGCTGGCGGCGGTGGGACTCGCCGTGGTGCAGTACCTCGGTGATCAGGCGTTCCAGGGGCTGTGGACCCTGATCGCGGGCGGGGTGGGGAGCGTGGCCCTGTTCATCTTCGCGGACGTGACCCGGCTGATCGTCACGCTGGCCCGCGCGGTCGCGGAACAGTCGCGCACGCCGGACGCCTGAGTCCCGCGCCTCCCCACGCCCGGACCCACTCATGGACCCCGTGACCATCCTGCTGCTGCTGTTCGGGCTGGCGCTGCTGCTGTTCGCCACCGAGTGGCTGCCCGTGGATGTCACGGCCCTGCTGCTGCTGGGCGCCCTGCTCGCGCTGGGCCTGCTCCCCACCCGCGAGGCCTTCGCGGGTTTCGGCAGCGACACGGTGCTCACGCTCTCGGGTCTCTTTATCCTCACGCAGATGCTGCTGCGGGCCGGGGTCATCGAGTGGATCGGCACCGCGCTGGCCCGCCGTGCCCGCAACGCCGCCGGGATGGTGCGCGGCATGCTGGGCACGGTCGCGGGCGTGAGCGCCTTTACCAGCAACACGGCCACCACCGCCGTCTTCCTGCCGCTGGTGACCGGGTTGGCCCGCCGGGCGGGAATCGCTCCCAGCCGGGTGCTGCTGCCGCTGGCCTACGCGAGCATCCTGGGCGGGACGATTACCGTGATCGGCACAAGCACCAACCTCGTCGTGTCGGGGGCGCTGCCGGGAGCGGGGCTGGAGCCGCTGGGCTTTTTCGAGCTGGCCTGGGTCGGGATTCCGGTGGCGGTCGTGGGGCTGCTGTACCTCTTTTTCGTGGCGCCGCGCCTGCTGCCCGAGCGCGAGGCCGAACTCGAAGCCTCGCTGCGGGCCTACCTCGCCGACCTGACGGTCGCTCCCGGCAGTCCGCTGGCGGGGCAAACCCTGCGCGAGTCGGGGCTGGGCCGCGACCACGGCCTGACGGTGGTGGCGGTGCGCCGGGGCGAGCAGACGATCTACGCCCCCGGCCCCGACTTTCAGGTGCAGGAACTGGATACCCTGGCGGTCGAAGGCCCCCCGGAGCGCATCCTGGCGGGCAAAGGCACGCTGGGCGTCTTTTCCAAGAGCGAGCAGAAATTGCAGGTGGAGGGCACGGCCCCGGTGCGGCTGGTGGAGGCGGTGGTGCTGCCCGGCAGCCTCTTGATCGGCCGCACCCTGCGCGAGGCCCGTTTCCGCGAGCGCTACGGCCTGTCGGTGCTGGCGCTGCACCGCCGCGCCCGGACCGTCGAGCGTCTGGGCGGGCTGCGGGTGCAGGTGGGCGACGTGCTGCTGATTCAGGGCACGCCCGACCGGATTGGCGGCCTGGGTGACCACCTCACCGTGCTGGGGGACCTCACCGAGGCCCAGCGGGACCTGCGCCGCGCTCCCCTCGCCCTGGGGCTGTTCGGCGGCGCGGTGGTGCTGGGCGGCCTGGGCGTGCTGCCCCTCAGCGTGGCGGTCGTGATCGCGGTGGCGCTGGCCCTGGCGCTGCGGCTGGTCACCCCGGAAGAGGCGTACCGCTCGGTGGAGTGGCCGGTGATCGTGCTGGTGGCCTGCATGCTGGCTTTCGGGACAGCCTTCGAGGACACCGGAGCCGCGCGGGTCCTGACCGGGGCCATCTCCGGGGTGCTGGAACCGCTGGGGCCTTACGGGCTGCTCGCCGCCCTTTTCGCGGTGACGGTGGCCCTCACCCAGCCCATGAGCAACCAGGCGGCGGCGCTCGTGATGCTGCCCCTCGCCATCGGCACGGCCACGGCGCTGGGGTACGATCCGCGCCCCTTCGTTATCGGCATCACCATCGCCGCCAGCAACTCCTTTATCACGCCGCTGGAGCCGTCCTGCATGCTGGTGTACGGGCCGGGGCGCTACCGTTTCCTCGACTTCGTGCGGGTCGGTTCGGGCCTCACGGTGGTGACCTTCGCGGTGTCGCTGCTGGTGATTCCGCGGGTCTGGCCGTTCTAGGCCAGGGCCGCCCGCCTTTAGAAAATGTTCCCGTGTCGGCGGCCCATTTTGTGGGCAAGGGAGAAGCGCCGGGCGCGGCTGTTATGCTGCCCGCATGAGTTCAGACCGCAGCCACGCCCCGATCACCTGGGTCTTCGCTCTCCTGGCGCTCGGTGCCCTCGTGGGAATCGGCACGGCGGCCGCGCTCCTGGCCCGCAAGGACCGCCCCCTGCCCGACGACCCCGACGCGCCGCTGTTCATCTGAACAGCCTGGAGGTTCCGGCCGACAGGAGACCGCCAGGGCGTAGGTTCCTGGCGGTTCTTGTTGTGGTGGAAGACCGCCTGGGGTTCAGTCTGCCGCCGCCGGAGCCGCGCTGGGTGCAGGTTCCGGGCGGGGGAGCTGCCGGGGCAGCCGTCCCCACAAGAAGAGCAGGCTGAGGCCCCCCAGCGCCGCCAGCGTCAGCAGGCCCACGCGCGGCCCCAGCGGTCCCTCCTTGCCGATCAGGAAGCTGGCAATCAAGGCTCCGGGCGGTCCCATGCCGACCAGGACGAAGGAATACAGGCTCATCACTCGCCCGCGCAGGTGGTCCGGAATGGAGAGCTGCACGGCGCTGTTCGCGCTGACGAGCAGCGAGAGCATCCCGAAGCCGCAGACAGCGAGGACCGGCCCAGCGAGGAGGGGACCCGGCGTGAAGGCCAGTGCCGCCGCGCTCGCCAGCAGAATCATGCCCCCCAGCCGCAGGTTCCGCAGCGGGTTGGGCTTGCTCGCCTGCCACAGCGCCCCCGCCATCGCCCCCAGGCCGAACATCGCCGAGAGGGTGCCGAAGGCCGCCTCCCGCGCCTCGAACACCACCCGCGCGTAATACGGAATGATCACGTTGAAGTTAATGATGGTCAGGCTCATCAGCCCGACGAGCAGCATCACGTTTCTCACGGCCGGGGTGCGCCGTACATAGGCCAGTCCCTCGCGGATGTTCTCGCCCACGCTGCCCTGCGGCACCCCCTCGCGCGGCGGGAAGGGCAGGGTGGCAATCACGAACAGCACCACGAAAAAGGACGACACGTTCAGGTAGAAGGGCAGGGCCAGCCGGGCGATGTTGTCCGGGTCCCCGGCGGCCAGCAGCGAGACGCCCAGCGCCGCGACGATGCCGAACAGGGCCTGCCCCACCGTGCGCGAGACGTTAAAGGACAGGCTGTTGAGCGCGACCGCGTTGGGCACGTCGCCCCGCGGCACGAAGTCCACGACCATGCTCTGGCGGGCGGGCATATCGAAGGCGTTGGCGACGCCTCCCACAAAGGCGATCGCCATCACCAGCGGCAGCGTGACCAGTCCGAGGTGGGTGGTTACCGCCAGGGTCGCCGCCGTGATCAGCAGCGTGATCTGGGTCGCCAGCAACACCCGGCGCCGGGGCACCCGGTCCACCACCGCCCCGGCGAACAGCGAGAGCAGCAGGCTGGGCAGAAACTGCGCGACCGTTACGTACCCCAGCGCCGTGCTGCTGCCCCCCGTCAGCTCCAGCACGAGGTACTGCTGCGCGGTCGCCTGCATCCACGACCCGACCAGCGAGAGCAGTTGCGAGAACCAGTAGCGGCGGTAGTGGGGGTGTCGCAGGGCGCTGAACGTCCGGGCACGCCACCCGGAGAGGCGGGCAAGCATTCGCCCAGCATAGGCTGACTGAACGGAGGGCGTTCCGGTCGGGAAGACGAAGGCTCCAGTTCCTGACGACCACCTGATGAAATGAAGGCTTTGCAAATGTGACTTCCGTCTGGTACAGTGCCCCTGTTTCAGATTTCTTCGGGCGGCTCTCATGTTCGCCCCATCCAGCCCGCACCCTGCTGGCTGCCCCGTCCTGTTGTCCTCCGCGCCCTGTGAGCCTCCCCCATGCCTGCATCTGCCCTGCCTGCATCGCGCTTCCCCGCCGCCGTCCGCGCCGCCCTGGTGATTGCCACCCTGAGCCTGTCTGGGAGCCTCACGTCGGCGCTTGCCGCCACCACCAACAACACCTCCGCCAGCCCGGCAAGCCCAGCGCTTCCGGGCAGCGTCCTTTCTGGAGGTGCCGTGACGGTGCAAAAGGGCGACACGGCCTACAGCCTCGCGCGGGCGCACGGCCTGAAGGTGGATGACCTGCTGGCCATGAACGGCCTGAGCACCCCGGATCTTCAGGTGGGGCAGGTGCTGCGGGTGCGGGCGGCAGCCGCGTCACACACCGTGCAGCCCAAGGAGACGCTGTACGGCATCTCGCGACAGTATGGCCTGAGCGTGGACGCGCTGCTGGCGGCAAACAATCTGCCCCCGACCACGGTGCTGGAGATCGGGCAGGTTCTTCAGGTGCCAAGCGCTGCTCCGGTCGCCGCGCCGCGCGTGCTGGCGCAGTCCCTGCCGGTACCTCCCGCTCCGGCCCAGCCCGCCGCCCGGCCCGCCGATTCCGCGACCGGCGACGACTGGCGCGGCACGGCGATGGCGCTGCTGGGGGTGCCCTACGTCTACGGGGGCACCAGCCGCAGCGGCCTGGACTGCAGCGGGTTCGTGCTCCAGGTCTTCAC from the Deinococcus sp. NW-56 genome contains:
- a CDS encoding SLC13 family permease, which produces MDPVTILLLLFGLALLLFATEWLPVDVTALLLLGALLALGLLPTREAFAGFGSDTVLTLSGLFILTQMLLRAGVIEWIGTALARRARNAAGMVRGMLGTVAGVSAFTSNTATTAVFLPLVTGLARRAGIAPSRVLLPLAYASILGGTITVIGTSTNLVVSGALPGAGLEPLGFFELAWVGIPVAVVGLLYLFFVAPRLLPEREAELEASLRAYLADLTVAPGSPLAGQTLRESGLGRDHGLTVVAVRRGEQTIYAPGPDFQVQELDTLAVEGPPERILAGKGTLGVFSKSEQKLQVEGTAPVRLVEAVVLPGSLLIGRTLREARFRERYGLSVLALHRRARTVERLGGLRVQVGDVLLIQGTPDRIGGLGDHLTVLGDLTEAQRDLRRAPLALGLFGGAVVLGGLGVLPLSVAVVIAVALALALRLVTPEEAYRSVEWPVIVLVACMLAFGTAFEDTGAARVLTGAISGVLEPLGPYGLLAALFAVTVALTQPMSNQAAALVMLPLAIGTATALGYDPRPFVIGITIAASNSFITPLEPSCMLVYGPGRYRFLDFVRVGSGLTVVTFAVSLLVIPRVWPF
- a CDS encoding MFS transporter; its protein translation is MLARLSGWRARTFSALRHPHYRRYWFSQLLSLVGSWMQATAQQYLVLELTGGSSTALGYVTVAQFLPSLLLSLFAGAVVDRVPRRRVLLATQITLLITAATLAVTTHLGLVTLPLVMAIAFVGGVANAFDMPARQSMVVDFVPRGDVPNAVALNSLSFNVSRTVGQALFGIVAALGVSLLAAGDPDNIARLALPFYLNVSSFFVVLFVIATLPFPPREGVPQGSVGENIREGLAYVRRTPAVRNVMLLVGLMSLTIINFNVIIPYYARVVFEAREAAFGTLSAMFGLGAMAGALWQASKPNPLRNLRLGGMILLASAAALAFTPGPLLAGPVLAVCGFGMLSLLVSANSAVQLSIPDHLRGRVMSLYSFVLVGMGPPGALIASFLIGKEGPLGPRVGLLTLAALGGLSLLFLWGRLPRQLPRPEPAPSAAPAAAD
- a CDS encoding YifB family Mg chelatase-like AAA ATPase; translated protein: MLAHARSVALIGVDAVPVEVEVDVSPGLPAFTVVGLPDQAVSEARERVRAAVRNAGLPFPAARITVNLAPADLRKEGPLYDLPIALGLLAAQELLPPQALRGLVCAGELALDGSLRPIAGAVNVALLAAQEGVPALLPGANAAEAALIDGVTVFPAGTLLEAVRHLSGECALTPASPPESPPDEDTPLDLADLKGQSGAKRALEIALAGGHNLLMIGSPGSGKTMLARRAPGLLPPLTRAEALEVTRIHSAAGLLTGRGGLVGRPPYRAPHHTVSDAGLIGGGSVPRPGEVSLAHRGVLFMDEFPEFSRKALETLRQPLEDRTVSISRARATVTYPANFQLIAAMNPCKCGHFGDPERACTCTPTERARYAGRLSGPLLDRVDLLCRVPRLTVDELSRAPEGEPSAVVRERVASARARMLARQGGRNSDLAGQALRQHAHLAPGPEAFARAAARQLGLTGRGFDRVLKVARTVADLAGQEHISEAHLAEAVTYRPRDLA
- a CDS encoding C40 family peptidase, with the protein product MPASALPASRFPAAVRAALVIATLSLSGSLTSALAATTNNTSASPASPALPGSVLSGGAVTVQKGDTAYSLARAHGLKVDDLLAMNGLSTPDLQVGQVLRVRAAAASHTVQPKETLYGISRQYGLSVDALLAANNLPPTTVLEIGQVLQVPSAAPVAAPRVLAQSLPVPPAPAQPAARPADSATGDDWRGTAMALLGVPYVYGGTSRSGLDCSGFVLQVFTPLGVELPRTSAAQARVGQPVDVENLQAGDLVFFDTVGRGDVTHVGIYLGENQFVNANSYRKQVAVDRLQGDPYWGPKLLGARRVLPPVMYGSAR
- a CDS encoding DegV family protein, which codes for MIPSNVAPRRVALVTDSTADLTRAEWAELGVSVVALTLEVGGTLYSDPGTVRRPGLPVMDPATLVRRMEEGAAPRTSQAVPDDFRRAYAEALEAGAERVLCLPVASQLSGTYASAVTAAGELGGRVEVVDTRALSVGLGAAVRQARTWLDGGMESGEVARRLTGLGDRVFLRFVPGRLRWLVAGGRLSRVAGAAAGLLNVHPVIRAEGGKVEAAARIRGFHAALRELARSFPEGLEVTMLHAGNPEGARTLAGELALRNIRVRGTREVTAVLLVHAGPGTVGLVGLPPLESA